A region of the Dehalococcoidales bacterium genome:
CCGCATAACATAGTGCTGACTCTCCTGCTTTAGAGCCATCCAGGGGTACCAGGATCTTGCGTACCAACTTCTTTTGTTCCAGTGCAGCGTCGCTGGCGGGGGTTCTAACTAAGAGCACCGGCCTATCGGTCGTTCGTAGCACCTTGGCAGCGATATGTCCAAGCAGCCAGGGTCCCTCACCGGATGAACCGCGACTGGCCATCACGATAATACTAATCTTTTCCTTACTGGCAAAGCCTACGATTTCAAGTGCCGGGTTGCCGACCAGTACCTTGTTTTGCACATCGTATTGCTCATCCGTCTCCCCCCATTCCTTGAGTTGACGTCTGAACTTACTGGCAACGCTAGTTAGATAGGTTTCATAGATATGGCTGGCGTCGGCTGCGGATTCGGAAACACTTACCAGCATGATTTGTGAACCATATATGTTAGCTATCGCGGTGGCATAAGGCATTACTACCTCTGCGGTTTTGGAGCCATCAAGAGGGACTAGTATTCTTCTAAACACATCTACCCTCCGTAAATATCGGGTGAGGATGTCTTACCCACGTAAATAGTCATGAATCCTCGACATTTTGGCTGAAAAATAAAACAGCAAAACGTGTTCTTGTGAATGAATTATATTACGAACTTATCTTGTTGTAAAGTATGCCGGTTATTAGTATCGAACTCTTGATATAGGGTATAATATCTTTCGTGGTTTAACTGCGGAGAGTAGTGACGGACTGCTTTTATGAATCTAACGATAAACGGGACGTCCATTTGATAAGCGGGAGGAAAAATAAATGCGTATCGAAAGCAGCAAACAGATTGAACACCTCGGGGCAGTGCGGATTCACGACGTACGCCGGTTTTTGGAGCTTGATTCCGGTGCCAGAGTTCCTGCTTTGCTCAAGGAAGGTATCTACGCCCAGAAGATTGAACGGGATACTATTGCCGGCATTCAACAGCAACTGGCCATTGTTCTACCCATCAAAAACGAGGACGTGAAAATCTTTGAGGGCGTGCTGAGCGGCGTTCCCCATGATTGCCTGATGATAGTAGTATCCAACAGCGAGCGGGGGGAAATCGATAATTTCAAAAATGAGCAGGATGTTCTAAGCCGGTTCTGCGATGCCACCAAGAGAAGTGCTCTCATGGTTCATCAAAAAGACCCCTATCTAGCCGAGGCACTGGCAAGTTGCGGGTATAATGATATTCTCGATGAAAAAGGAATGGTCCGAAACGGAAAGAGCGAGGGAATGATTCTCGGTATCCTGCTCGCTCAATTGCAGGGTAAGGAATATGTTGGGTTCATCGATACCGACAACTATATTCCCGGTGCGGTATTGGAGTATGCCCAGCATTATGCGGCAGGCTTCAGCCTCTCGGAGTCTCCTTATGCTATGGTCCGGATTCTATGGCGCTACAAGCCTAAGACCTCAGGAGAGCTTTATTTCAAGAAGTGGGGGCGGGTGTCTGAGATAACCAATAAATATATCAATCATTTCATATCTACCAAGGGTAAATTTGAGACCGGTATTATCAAGACGGCTAATGCCGGGGAGCATGCTATGAGCCTGCGGCTGGCGATGAAGTTAGCCTATGCCACCGGCTACGGTGTCGAGACGCAGGAGCTCATGTCGATATTAGAGCAGTTTGGTGGTTTTTTACCCATTGCCGATGCAACCGTCGCCGAGCGAGGTGTTGATATCATTCAAACGGAAACGATCAACCCGCATCTTCATGCCGAGAGAGGTGAAG
Encoded here:
- a CDS encoding universal stress protein, translated to MFRRILVPLDGSKTAEVVMPYATAIANIYGSQIMLVSVSESAADASHIYETYLTSVASKFRRQLKEWGETDEQYDVQNKVLVGNPALEIVGFASKEKISIIVMASRGSSGEGPWLLGHIAAKVLRTTDRPVLLVRTPASDAALEQKKLVRKILVPLDGSKAGESALCYAERLAKTMSAEIVLIEVFEPVGTIGASGIFYTVRDDEAVRRTLMGYLDTIAQPIKEQGIKVSSVVAFGNPASQIMKYAEENSVDLITISSHGRSGMGRWVFGNVTDKILHTGDVAVLVVRTSEASCDVILSEHE